One Tachysurus vachellii isolate PV-2020 chromosome 18, HZAU_Pvac_v1, whole genome shotgun sequence DNA segment encodes these proteins:
- the jpt2 gene encoding jupiter microtubule associated homolog 2, which yields MTSTNTFQGLEDGGKPSSRVLRPPGGGSSNIFGGYEDDAGASRRTNKMASSIFAPAQEEPQGGPKRSNPPGGKCSGIFTEPESSSPRHKPQGGVTNSIFGGPEPNQPTAKSHPNKPKDNISLGSAVTVAAPAPQPKKPKEVKEVVVSPRETPTKDAPPPEPTASRDSEPSPKQQSEKDHEPRLGPLPRSHNRVLNPPGGKSSVVFY from the exons ATGACTTCGACGAACACTTTTCAGGGTCTTGAGGACGGTGGGAAACCGAGTTCGAG GGTTTTGCGTCCTCCTGGTGGAGGCAGCAGCAACATATTTGGTGGCTATGAGGATGATGCCGGTGCTTCGAGACGAACAAACAAGATGGCATCATCAATATTCGCGCCTGCACAGGAGGAGCCTCAAGGAGGCCCCAAACGCTCCAACCCTCCAG GTGGAAAGTGCAGTGGGATTTTTACCGAGCCCGAGTCTTCTTCCCCACGGCATAAACCTCAGGGTGGAGTGACTAACAGCATCTTTGGAGGGCCAGAGCCAAACCAACCTACAGCAAAAAGTCACCCCAACAAACCAAAG GACAACATAAGTTTGGGTTCTGCAGTCACTGTTGCAGCACCAG CGCCTCAACCGAAGAAGCCAAAGGAAGTGAAGGAGGTGGTCGTCTCTCCTCGGGAAACCCCAACGAAAGATGCTCCCCCCCCTGAGCCCACAGCCAGCCGGGATTCTGAGCCGTCCCCCAAACAGCAGTCAGAGAAGGACCACGAGCCGCGCCTAGGCCCTCTGCCACGCTCGCACAACAGAGTGCTCAACCCGCCTGGTGGAAAATCTAGCGTGGTCTTCTACTGA